The following nucleotide sequence is from Tribolium castaneum strain GA2 chromosome 5, icTriCast1.1, whole genome shotgun sequence.
AAACGAATCAACTTGACAGTTCTATTTATTAACAGTTTAAACTAACACCATTAACTTGCTCTTGATCAAATTAAATCAAGTCTCCATTACCGcctaaattttttgtgaaataaaataaggTTCAGTCCTTATCATACAAATCTGAGCAACTATTTAAAACTGTGTGATTTTCTCTTTTGCTGTCGGTTTTGTATCTTATTATAACTAACGCTTTGTTTGATCCTGTAACGGAAACGTTATTCTTAAGATATTTCCATCACCAGAAGCAATCGCcgtaagtatttattttttaaattccgaTCAAAGGAAATCCGTAAATTCGTGTAAAACagagtttaatatttttttatttttatacaaaattcgCTACAGGACTACAcactaaaaattataaaagagatttttttttcatttttttttcaattttcaataacTTCTTATTGCATTGAGAAGATatgacaaaacaaaaaaaataattagatcaCTAACTAGTAATTGTCggtttatcatttttttgcaGTCATAGACTcttttgataagctttgtGTTCTGTAAAACCAAGAAAATCACTgacactttttgaaaaaattaagtttggtTTGTAGTGATTTTGAGAAAACGAAATATTAAGCCgtcttcaaaatatttaagattaaaaaaaatggatttGCACCTTTTACTTCATGGATTAGTAATTCTGATACTTTTAGAATTCCTTGAAATCGTATTTGGACAATCAAAAAaggaaatttgtattttttcttcagtgtgttcaaaactTGAAACAAAAAGTTTACTAACTCCAAAAtcttaacattattattgggCAAGTGTTACAAGCTATAagtcatttttttcaactagaatgcctcaatttttcttttattaggTTTAATTCAACagaaatgttataaaaaatgttaatacagatcAATGCAGAATTGAATTCTCTAccatttagtgaaataaaaattgtggcctttaatttaaaaattttcagatatGAGCGTTTGAACTTCTGCGAacttaatcttaaaaatttggggtttgttaacttttttagaaatttggaAACACTAAACTAAAAATCTAAACCTTCTCTTttaaataagccaaaaattataagcaaaaaaaatagcaaagttattaatttttgaagtcAGAGatacaattcaaaaaattttcaaaaaaccctaaatacTTCGACAACCACTAAATTAAGGTAAaggaaaagctgataaaactgtCTTAATAAGTATTGCCTTTTTGTTaactttattcaaaaacatttttctgtaTTGTGTACTACTCAGGATTTTCCTACCGTTTTTCCATACCTAACAAACCTTAGCCTTAGGATTTTTGTGATCTAGAAAGAAAGccctggaaaaaaattgttgatgcCTTGAGGGGAGGCATTGCATAAGTTGcaacatttttctaatttgaatttttattagatccTTTGGCTGGCTTTTACGACAGTTCCATCTAGTGGCCGTTGTAAATCATAGGAAGCGAAGGTACTAAATCACGCGTTGGCGGTTTGTTTACCCTTTTAGACAAGTTTATAGGTTGCGTATGAATTATAGCACGTCTGCCTCAactttgttatatttttattgcaacaaagtaaatatttttagctttaattaaaacaaattaagcGGGCCTGCGGCTGTTTCTATGATTGTAATTAGCGGGGAAAACTGGCAAAAAGCGGTACAAAGGATAATTTatcgtaattaattttatttatcggCTCGCGAACTTGCTCTTTTTGGAACACCTGTATAATGATGTCGGTGAGGGTAATGCGGCTCGCAGCGGGTGTCCATAGGGCACAATTAGGACCGATCGGGCAATTAACCGGCCGGAATGAATAATGGCGCACCCTTGACTGAGTAAGCCGCCTCCTCCGGTACCTTATTAAGGCGAATTATGTGAGAATAACACAAGGATAAACAATGTTACATTTCGCCGATAAATGTAGAAGCACTTAGCCGTAATCTTAATGCTGATGGCCGCtgaatgcaaattttttgcgTCTAGGAAAATCGCGCAATTAGCGAGCACCCGAAAAAATTCGCTCGAATAAATATCGCGCGTGACAGGGCGAGAGTGCCAATAAAAGTGTCACGATTTTGCCACATAATCATTCTGTGTATTAGTTTATTCATTCGAGTCGCTGTTCCGCCCAACTGCTGGGGAGCAAGCGGCCGTTTCATTAATATATTGTCATATTATTGAAAAGACCCATACGTTTGCGTTATGAATGGCTAATGTTGGATAATGACAATCCATAAAATGTCCCCGGCTTGATCAACGGCTCTTAAAATCGCATTGGTAAtgactttattatttaaatcattAAATCTTAATTCGCTTGCAGGAATTACAAATTCACAACgtaattaacaaaacaaactCTGATTATTTATCACCGAACACACCCTGCAACCCAAATACCGCGATTTccttcgaaaaagtggaacattacaagaaacaattaaaaaaaaataaaaattactctTTTTTTACCTATTATCTAAATTAaccaataaatgttttttttttttgaagaaatgtcGTAGGCACTTTGTATgcctcaaaaaataatttacaggAAAGTTATAATAAAGGAAATAAATCCGGCCTCTGTTTATTGTACTCGTAGAAGTGATACGCCACTGATATTTTGCGGAAATATTGGCTTCCCCTCCCGGCGCCATAAAGCCCACCCCCACCTTCGCTAGCTGAATGGCCTCGCGAGGGGAAGCATTAATTATCCCGCGCTTAATTTCGTCGCGAGCAAAACAACGCCGACtccaaacaataaaatttaacatctCCTATAAAGAATGTTCAGTGTCGGGTTGTGCGGCGGCGCGTCTTaacatattcaaatttaaaacaatttgttgtagaatttcataaatttttatggagaCGAGTTATGTCCCTACTTACCATTAGGTGCAATAACAGGACGTTATAACCTCGCACGAATGAACATTACGAAaacaatttcaataaattagcgaaattaaatagaaatatttcagttatttttatCGGCCGGTGGGCGGGAATTAATTCACCACAAACGAGAAATTATCACGTTTATCGCAAGCTTGCGGTCGCCCGTAAATCACATTATTTAATGTGATTGATACTGAGGGTGTTTGGGCCGAAACGTCGCGCTCGGCGCAGTTATTAATTTCGAGTTTTGTATGCGCTGTCAGAGCGATGGCTCTAGTAATTTAACGCTTGTTGAATCTGtacaaattgaaatttataacattaattaaagtCATTAATAATTCCATACATATTACTTAAAACACATCAGCCTGGCTTAAGTGGATTAAGAATCGCCCGGAGACATTTCCGCCGTtactaaaatgcaaatttctcGCATAATTCgctgcaaaaataatattctaaTCCTTCGGCCCTCAGCGACATCTGTCGGAGGAGCGCCGCCCGCGCGCGATGGGGGCACGGACTACGAAATATGCACGAGCGTTACTTTGGCATTTTAATAGACAGATACCTATTTAAGACTTTAATTAATGTTGTTACATGATAAACTAAACATCGGTGGGCGTGGCGGGCCGTGATTGAGCTGGGAAAAACAATTCCCGGGATATAAGACGCCCGTGGGCCCGTTCTAACGTCATATTAATTAAGCGcgtatgcatttttgattaattttcgGGGCCAGGGACGGGCTGGCCGATGAACAGCGACACTTTTGAGCTTTTTCATTATTGGGAAAGCCGGAGGCGATGCGTTCCGTGATTCTTCCGGTGGACTGATGGCGTGTCATTCATCATGAGAGATGCTGGGTGCCGGCTAATTGGCTCGGTTTAGTTGCGTCATGTGCAATTATCTAGGGTGGTCTTGCTTTGAgtaatttactcaaaaattcaaatatgttgattttaattaacgGAAGGAGAGGTTTTGCCCGGATTTCAACGGAAAATTCTCTAATTGCAGGCGATCGCAAAGAGAatgttttaattgaaactgTAAAAGCACAGCAGGTTTTACCTccaaattttcttattttcatcaaagtttaaaaaattgcttctACCTACTACACACCTGAAGCAGTTGTGAGAgaagaaaatcaaaatttgtgcTAAATTATCTACTGTACTGTTACTTCAAAAACTGGTTTACGTatttaaacgaaattaaataaCGAAATTTGAACTcatgtttgcatttctttctttagggaaattattttgatatttttatctttatttcttgttatttatgtttcacttacctactttattttattttaaacactttGCGTTTTGACAAGAAATAAGGCTCAAGGCTCAAGGAAGAACTAAATCGCTCAAAATTGACAGAATTTGTTGAGCTTTTTCGACAGAAGCTCgcaaaataagtgagtttttgtttcaaaatacaagctaaaaattgtttaaaatatatcGTGATTTACTCATTGTTTGGCAAATTTTCGGTACAGAAATCTTTAGAAAttggaaaacattaaaaaaaaatactttaggGCTCAGCTGGCTCGAAGTCTGcaatctttttttctttaattaataaataaactaataaattattttttgaaatagagGTATAGGTGTGTTTCTGACTCAAGGAAGAAAATCTCGtaaaataagtgagtttttgTTTCCAAAACGAGCTCAAAATGGTTtgaaataacgtaatttacaCTGTGGAAAAATCTTTTCAAATAGGaagaaaacatcaaaaaaataataaaaaatattttgagtcGAAAgcttttaagcaaaaaataaaaagctaattGCTGCTGTTAGACAAAAGGTTGAAAACTTAGCTCGTCTGCagcccatttttttttaatattaaaaaatagattagTGAGTTTACGAACTtgaaataacataatttaaatCTAAGTGGGCTatttttacagattttttaagaaaatttattaaaataggtAGGTAAGTTTTTGGTTCAAAAAAGAACTAAATCACTCAAAATTGGCTGAAGTATACatagtttgataattttttgagcttgttttgaaaaaaactcgCAAAGctcaaaattgtttgaaatatcGTAATTTACCTACTCGTTATTTAGCCGAAAAATCTTCGAAAACATCGAAAAAACACATACAAAACGCTTTAAGacaaaaagttttaaacaaataagaaGCTAATTGATGCTGTTGCTAATTGTTACAGAAAAGTTGAGAACTCAGCTAGCTCTAAGTCTgtaggattttttttctataggaaaattaaatagtaaaaatgaATGTAGTCTACTTATGAACTATCAACTAAGTCGCTTgaaattagttttaataacaatttaaatccaattaagcaattattattgattttttaagaaagtttCTTAAAACTAGTgagtttttggtttaaaaaaacgcCCTAAATTCACCCGGAAATGGTAAAAAATTGCCTAAATGTCGCTGGTTAACTAATAATAGCTTGTGATGCATCTttctagtttaattttttgaagcaaaagcattttaaatttaaatccaattaagcgattattattgattttttacgaaagttttttaaaacaagtgagtttttggtttaaaaaaacgcCCTAAATTCACCTGGAAATGGTAAAAAATTGCCTCAATGTCGCTGGTTAACTTAATAATAGCTTGTGCTGCATCTttctagtttaatttttttaagcaaaagcGTTTTTTGCCCGCTTTTGAGAAGAAAATTGGCCAGAATCGAAATTCCTTTGAGCCTTTTCCGTGCAAACAATCCCGATCATAACAACGTTACCGTCATCTTGCGAGCCACAAACAGTCGTTGTACGTCTGACAAGCATTAAATCGCAAGATTCCTCAAGAAATGACTCTTTTAAAGCGAAAACTCGTTAATAAAGATTGAATGGATTGAAAAGAAGACGCGTTTTGTGTAAAGGATAAATTAGACGCGTTATAGTGTTAAATTAGGATATCCACATATGGCTTAAACTTTCTCTATAGATTATTGTAGTGGCTTGAGTTACGACTAGAATTATCAACATAATGAAATCTAAGCATGACTATAGCAGCTCCTGCAACCACAATACGCCTCAAGGAGCCTGACAGTcgaattacaataaaaagtcAATTATTTTCGATTAGTAGCAATTGTAATTATGTATCTAATTACAAATACTAGCGTCCGCTAGTAGAAGGGAGCGGCAAATTGGCATGAACTGGTGTCAACCGCTTGGCTGAGATGGTGGCAGAAGGTACAATTTGGTAATTATGATTGGAAATTGCATTGTAGCTGCCGGCTGGGTTTGACAGTGATTCTCGTATTATGAGAATCATTATGGATGATTACCAGTTTACACACTTTTAGCTACGATCCATTTACGCCGCAGAGCGAAAAACTTTGCtatcttaattaaaatattcaaattgcACGTTCCTGCATTACCGATTAAGTCGGACGTGTCGGCGCGGGAAATTCGAATGGCGGTAGTTGTGTCCAATTAGCCAAATGACCGGGTACGGTGTAGAAGATGGTAAAGTGCTCATTAAAATCTCCTAAATGAATATTACCAAACTGCAAAAACACGGCAAAATTGGGCCTATTTTCATAATTGCAATGCCAATATTCATTATACAGTTCTTGCAACTGCCATTATGCTATTACCGCAAATTGTTCCAGTCGAGTTTTTAAGGTGGCACAATGTAATGTTTagcgattttttcgaaattgcgACGTCGGTTAGTTTTTCTCATTAGCGATATGAAATTTTGTTCAATTACGTTTAAGCCAGAACGCGGCGGTTTTTCGAATGAGCGCACTTTTTTCCAGGCTGCCGTTCGATGAGATAGAGATGTTGATGCCTCAGCACGGCCGTAATTGACCTTAAATTGCTTTAATGGACGTCGTTTAAGACGATATGGTGTGTTTTACGGGACGCTTTTAATGGCGAAAATTCCTTTTTTTCAGGGAAGTTCGTACGGTATAGCACATTACGCGTACCTTAATTCGCACGAAACAATCAAAAACTACGTGTCTAATGCTCGAAAAATCACACAATGACCATTCGGAGCCGGCGAATTCATTACACGGACGTGTAATTGACGCGTAATTTCGACATTAGCCTCGATTACGGCTTCGCGAAATTTACTACCAGATAGAAACCGCAATATTTAACACCTGTCACTCTCGCACGCTGgcgcagaaaaaaataattacagacGCGCTGTACCTcaaattttaatgcaaaaataccAAAGTTAAGATGAATAGATAACCAAACTACACACGACTCTAAAAAAATGCGCAAATGTtcgaaattttagtaaaaaaatcccCCTCTTCTTATGAAAATACGGGGTGACTCAAGAGTgcataatcggtctataactttttttatacttgaaatattgccatggcGTTCtaattatccgatagatcgattAAAGTCAACaaacgaaaaataattttatcataCACAGAGTGTTGTATACGTGCTGGTAAAccagttatattttttaaatagaacaccctAGATATTTTTGCTTATGGAACTATCTCTCTTCGCTTcagagttattcaacttttcgttataaaaaaaacaatttttgaaaaatcacagcAAAGCCGCCTATGCAAACCCTATaccattagaaagcttatgcaAAATACTATCGATACGTCTAAAAAAttcatggtgttccatttgaaaaaaaaatgagttatttaactttttgtgttttggcacactctgtACATTATCTACGTGTTTCacgtaaaagtcgactatttgctaaaactgcaaggtattctgagtttttctgtgGCAAATTCGTCGGAAAATGTTCATTAGCGACTTCGTAgtgattattcaaaaattggtcttttttataacaaaaagttgaataattccgaaacgaaaaaagatagacttgaaataatttatacaaagttacattatttttttgtgtagaatctaattatgtaaaaatatataaaatgtgccattaaaaaaataataaactttccttcaccactctgtatacaacaccctgagtaatcaaaatatttttagtttgtgtactttaagtcgatctattgtagaataaaaacagcatagcaatattttaagtagcaaaaaatttatagaccgattacacaccccgaggacaccctgtataggcaTACTTAGCTATCGACAAAACAtctaagtaaaattaaaaataaaagcctAAATATTTTCAGTACTGATTCTGATATTAGATATTTCTGTTCCAtttcattaatatttttctaaatgtcCTCACAAATACAATacgttcaaaaagtctttagatcaactcttgctgtgaaattttgaacgtatGTTAATTTCTTAGGATTACTACATACGAAAATGTGAAAGTAGCGCGTTTGACACTTCAATAGAATAAAACTATAATCTAgcaaagacaataaaaatctgtcaatctaaattccacagcactagttgatctaaagactttttgaacgcactgtatctcaaaataataattatatagaTTAGAATTTTACGAAACGACTTTCTTAGTTTTGacgaaaataagaaaaaaaactaatctTAAACGTGATGGTTTCTTAAAATAGTAAGATTTCCAAAAAAGACAaggaaaatgagaaaaaaaaatttccaagtaattcaacgattaataaaaaacataagaaTAATTGGGCACCCACCTTCTATAATCTTgatgacttttttattttgttttttttttctaatagtcATTTGGGCCATAAGTTCAaggtaaaagtaataatttattaacgaaaaatacacatttatataATACATACATACCATCTGGTATCTGATCaatataacagaaaatgtatgCAGAGGCTCTACCTGAATTGGTCACAactgtataaaaataattttgaaattgtaattatataataaacCGTTTatgtaaagattttttttaaaacatgctCTTAGAAATAAtctagttttataaaaaataagcgCCACATCAATTGTCttggaaaaaaacataactaaaCTTGAGCTGATGTACCTAATAAACTCCACCACACGAAATAAATTGCTAGAAAAAGCgtaattcttgaaaaaaattctatacAGTTATTAAATCTTCTTACAGCGCTTCCCATAGTTATctcatttgtttaattatgaTGATTTCCTGGCTTTAACTCCATACTTTCTAATCCTTACCAAACAAGCTGAAATTACTTTCCACAATAACCCTTGTaaaggtaaataaaaattaattaaaaattccccTCGCCAAACCGGCCAGTGCGATCGCAATCGCCCAAGAATTCCGGCCTAATCCCTCACCCTAtccataaattaaattaagtcaattaaaaccaaaaattcgtAATCCCGCATTTATCGGACAGGTGTAACCATATTAAGCGGATTAAACCATTAATCCTTCCGTcacaaacaaacatttttgtaaaacaagtCCCAATTTAACAGTTTGAAGACTTCATCGGCCTCTAATTGCCTCCGAATGACACAGCAGCCACATGCTGACCCGAGAGCCCTAGTGGCGCCACGAAGACTTTTTTCCCTTTCCATAGAAAAATGTGCAGGGCATGTAATTAACCTCTCTTGTTTGAACACCTTATCTCTACCTTTGACCCCCACAAGCGCTCAAATACAAGCGACAAGAGCCCAAGTCACTTCCAACATGGACACACAAAAGATACAACTGGTGAGCAAAAAGTCGCTTTTTAACCGAATTTTATTCCTCTTTCTAGTTGAGATCGTATTCGAGGATTACGATCATCTCGACGTCGTATAACGACGGCTTTTCTTCCGCCTCCGGGCTTGAGAAATTCCTCCCCAGGACCTCGACCCCCGATCCCGACAAGTACTTCCTGGTGGACAACAAGGACTGCTTCGACTCGTACGAAATCTTCAGACATGTCCTTGAAAATCCGCCCAAGAAGGTGAGAGTGCGGGGAATGAAAAACGTCCCGTTTGACTTCATTTCCGGGCATTTGGTCGACTTCAACAATTCGAGGAGAATCGCGACGTTTCACCGGAAACTGAAAACGTTTTTCAGGAAGTGTTTCAAGATTTTGGCGCGGAAAAAGTGCGACTATGCGTGCCCTATGACGTGCGAGTGCCAGAAAATCAAGAGCTTTCTCAACAAAACCCAGGCTCTTGACGATGATTCACTCGAGGATTGACcatagaaattaatttcgttttaattgtgtttgtgaaaaaattccgTATCT
It contains:
- the LOC103313164 gene encoding uncharacterized protein LOC103313164 is translated as MTQQPHADPRALVAPRRLFSLSIEKCAGHVINLSCLNTLSLPLTPTSAQIQATRAQVTSNMDTQKIQLLRSYSRITIISTSYNDGFSSASGLEKFLPRTSTPDPDKYFLVDNKDCFDSYEIFRHVLENPPKKVRVRGMKNVPFDFISGHLVDFNNSRRIATFHRKLKTFFRKCFKILARKKCDYACPMTCECQKIKSFLNKTQALDDDSLED